TGAAGGCTGGCTGCCTGGTCAGAGATCGAGACGCATGACAGCCCGGCGTGTCGTTGGACGGGTGATTTCAACGAAGCCGGCGGCGGCGAAAACGCCGGTGCTGCCCACGAAGAGTCCCCCCGAGCCGACGTCCTTGCCGGGACCTGTAATGAGGGGGTAGCCCTCGACCGCCTTGGCGCCACGGTCTCGGGCGAAGTCGACCGACGCACGCGCGAGGGCGTACGAGATGCGCTTTCTTCGATAGCCCCTGCGGACCACAAAGCAACTGACCGTCCAGACAGAGTCG
This genomic stretch from Mycobacteriales bacterium harbors:
- a CDS encoding GNAT family N-acetyltransferase, translating into GDAAARCQCQWFRSTPAEHRQTPRSQRLERFNDQAHFGEPRATTTAGLVAYLGDEPVGWCAVAPRSTYVRLRNSRMVWTGRQEDPDDDSVWTVSCFVVRRGYRRKRISYALARASVDFARDRGAKAVEGYPLITGPGKDVGSGGLFVGSTGVFAAAGFVEITRPTTRRAVMRLDL